From a region of the Myxococcus stipitatus genome:
- a CDS encoding acyltransferase: MRARHWAEVGESTFVLGIWLLYWIHRLLGRWPFRVCLFPVVLVHWLARPVVREASLQYLSRLESSTGALGHAPGPRDSLRHVAAFAETMLDKLLAVSGRYRFENVRTEGREQFYEAVKRGQGGIIVTAHMGCLELCRAMAEKRGEVKLHILVHTRHAEQFNRLLKRLNPDSDFQLLEVTDMGPGTAVMLQERVAAGEFVVIAGDRVPVHASQTVSVDFLGHAAPFPVGPYVLASLFKCPLFLLGCIHEGSGYTIHFECLAERVELPRSKRVEALTGYARHYAERLTALLKRSPLDWFNFFPFWNQANVSARTQQ, from the coding sequence ATGAGGGCGCGGCACTGGGCGGAGGTGGGCGAGAGCACCTTCGTGCTCGGTATCTGGCTCCTGTACTGGATTCACCGGCTCCTGGGCCGCTGGCCGTTCCGCGTCTGCCTGTTCCCCGTGGTCCTGGTGCACTGGCTGGCCCGGCCGGTGGTGCGCGAAGCGTCGCTCCAGTACCTGTCGCGCCTGGAGTCCTCCACGGGGGCCCTGGGGCACGCGCCCGGGCCGCGCGACAGCCTGCGGCACGTGGCCGCCTTCGCGGAGACGATGCTGGACAAGCTGCTGGCGGTCAGCGGGCGCTACCGCTTCGAGAACGTGCGCACCGAGGGCCGCGAGCAGTTCTACGAGGCGGTCAAGCGCGGCCAGGGCGGCATCATCGTCACCGCGCACATGGGGTGCCTGGAGCTGTGCCGCGCCATGGCGGAGAAGCGCGGCGAGGTGAAGCTCCACATCCTGGTGCACACGCGCCACGCCGAACAGTTCAACCGGCTGCTCAAGCGCCTCAACCCGGACAGCGACTTCCAGCTGCTGGAGGTGACCGACATGGGGCCCGGCACGGCGGTGATGCTCCAGGAGCGCGTGGCGGCGGGCGAGTTCGTGGTCATCGCCGGGGACCGGGTGCCGGTGCACGCCAGCCAGACGGTGAGCGTGGACTTCCTGGGCCACGCCGCGCCCTTCCCGGTGGGCCCGTACGTGCTCGCCTCGCTCTTCAAGTGTCCGCTGTTCCTGCTGGGGTGCATCCACGAGGGCTCCGGCTACACCATCCATTTCGAGTGTCTCGCCGAGCGCGTCGAGCTCCCCCGGAGCAAGCGCGTCGAGGCCCTGACGGGATACGCCCGTCACTACGCCGAGCGGCTCACCGCGCTCTTGAAGCGCTCGCCGCTCGACTGGTTCAACTTCTTCCCTTTCTGGAATCAGGCGAATGTCTCCGCCAGGACTCAACAGTGA
- a CDS encoding lysophospholipid acyltransferase family protein — MFEPLDRAWRVVATGISFATFGLGGLGLRLLFFPLLSLFVRERARRTRLARLAVHHSFRFFIEWMRVLGVLRYRIEGVEKLSRPGLLILANHPTLIDVVFLISLVPNADCVVKASLATNPFTRGPIEATGYLCNDSGPGLVQDCIASVKAGNNLIIFPEGTRTPVHGPMKLQRGAANIAVRGPCNITPVTIRCEPLGLTKGTPWWRVPPSRMNFTIVVRDDLDVTALVEGAGGEALAARNLTARLHDYFSQETQGHAGA, encoded by the coding sequence GGGGCCTTGGGCTGCGGCTGCTCTTCTTCCCGCTGCTGTCCCTGTTCGTGCGGGAGCGCGCGCGCCGCACGCGCCTGGCGCGCCTGGCGGTGCACCACTCGTTCCGCTTCTTCATCGAATGGATGCGGGTGCTGGGCGTGCTGCGCTACCGCATCGAGGGGGTGGAGAAGCTCTCCCGCCCTGGCCTGCTCATCCTCGCCAACCACCCCACGCTCATCGACGTGGTGTTCCTCATCTCCCTGGTGCCCAACGCGGACTGCGTGGTGAAGGCCAGCCTGGCCACCAACCCCTTCACGCGCGGCCCCATCGAGGCGACCGGCTACCTGTGCAACGACTCAGGCCCGGGGCTCGTCCAGGACTGCATCGCGTCCGTGAAGGCGGGCAACAACCTCATCATCTTCCCGGAGGGCACGCGCACCCCGGTCCACGGCCCCATGAAGCTGCAGCGCGGGGCCGCCAACATCGCCGTGCGGGGACCCTGCAACATCACCCCCGTCACCATCCGCTGCGAGCCGCTGGGGCTCACCAAGGGGACGCCCTGGTGGCGCGTGCCTCCCTCGCGCATGAACTTCACCATCGTCGTTCGCGACGACCTCGACGTGACGGCGCTGGTGGAAGGCGCCGGCGGCGAAGCCCTGGCGGCCCGAAACCTCACGGCGCGACTGCACGATTATTTCTCCCAGGAGACCCAAGGCCATGCAGGCGCTTGA
- a CDS encoding glycosyltransferase family 2 protein, giving the protein MKACAVIPVYNHGEAVGAVVAAVRAHGLPCVLVDDGSEPGCARVLDSLAAADTDGIRLVRLPRNEGKGGAMMAGLRAAKAAGYSHALQIDADGQHDTGDIPRFLALASGAPDTLICGTPVYDASVPKGRLYGRYATHVWVWINTLSFAIRDSMCGFRVYPLAPTVALIDAVRIGKRMDFDVEVLVRLFWRGMVIHNQPTRVRYPTDGISHFDVLWDNVRISGMHARLFFGMLARLPLLLWNKVRR; this is encoded by the coding sequence ATGAAGGCCTGCGCGGTCATCCCGGTCTACAACCACGGCGAGGCCGTGGGCGCGGTGGTGGCGGCGGTGCGCGCCCACGGGCTGCCGTGCGTGCTGGTGGACGACGGCAGCGAGCCGGGCTGCGCGCGCGTGCTGGACTCCCTGGCCGCCGCCGACACGGACGGTATCCGCCTGGTGCGGCTGCCCCGGAACGAAGGCAAGGGCGGCGCGATGATGGCGGGGCTGCGCGCCGCGAAGGCCGCGGGTTACAGCCACGCGCTCCAGATCGACGCCGACGGCCAGCACGACACGGGCGACATCCCCCGCTTCCTGGCGCTGGCGTCCGGCGCCCCGGATACGCTCATCTGCGGCACCCCCGTCTACGACGCGTCCGTCCCCAAGGGCCGGCTCTACGGCCGCTACGCCACCCACGTCTGGGTGTGGATCAACACGCTGTCGTTCGCCATCCGCGACTCGATGTGCGGCTTCCGCGTCTACCCGCTGGCCCCCACCGTCGCGCTCATCGACGCGGTGCGGATCGGCAAGCGGATGGACTTCGACGTGGAGGTGCTGGTGCGCCTGTTCTGGCGCGGCATGGTCATCCACAACCAGCCCACGCGCGTGCGCTACCCCACCGACGGCATCTCCCACTTCGACGTGCTCTGGGACAACGTGCGCATCTCCGGCATGCACGCGCGGCTGTTCTTCGGGATGCTCGCGAGGCTGCCGCTGCTCTTGTGGAACAAGGTGCGGCGATGA
- a CDS encoding phosphopantetheine-binding protein codes for MQALEQEIKKLVIETLNLEDITPDDIDPAAPLFVEGLGLDSIDALELGLALQKTYGVAMKSDSQENRRHFASVRALADFVSAHRKA; via the coding sequence ATGCAGGCGCTTGAGCAGGAAATCAAGAAGCTGGTCATCGAGACATTGAACCTCGAGGACATCACGCCGGACGACATCGACCCGGCCGCTCCGCTGTTCGTGGAGGGACTGGGACTGGATTCCATCGACGCGCTGGAGCTGGGCCTGGCGCTCCAGAAGACCTACGGGGTCGCGATGAAGAGCGACTCCCAGGAGAACCGCCGCCACTTCGCCAGCGTGCGCGCGCTCGCGGACTTCGTGAGCGCCCACCGCAAGGCCTGA
- a CDS encoding acyl carrier protein, giving the protein MTKNQLFENLSQLLQETFDIEPGRITPEARLRDDLDIDSIDAVDLLVKLKPVTGKRLPPEVFKSVRTIQDVVDALHGLLDESVAA; this is encoded by the coding sequence ATGACCAAGAATCAGCTCTTCGAGAACCTGAGCCAGCTGTTGCAGGAGACGTTCGACATCGAGCCGGGGCGCATCACCCCCGAGGCCCGGCTGCGCGACGACCTGGACATCGACAGCATCGACGCCGTCGACCTGCTGGTGAAGCTCAAGCCCGTCACGGGCAAGCGCCTGCCGCCGGAGGTCTTCAAGTCGGTGCGCACCATCCAGGACGTGGTGGACGCGCTGCACGGCCTGCTCGACGAGTCCGTGGCGGCGTGA
- a CDS encoding AMP-binding protein gives MAERLDIEHLLSQGRPGEAVVASRDGERLDFATFATRAAGWRESFARQPGTRWALFLDDTFDFAAALLGAWHAGRCVYLPSDAQPATLERLRSEVDGFAGQLPGALAPVDGAQARWSPLSPDAEALVVYTSGSSGEPTAIPKRLGQLTREVSTLHHLFEARLGDGARVLATVSHQHIYGLLFRVLWPLTAGRPFLARSLPYPEDIVAALEEGPAALVASPAHLKRLPATLDWARAARHLRAVFSSGGPLPTDALHACRALLGQAPVEVYGSSETGGIAWRQRTDDDASPWTVMPGVLASVGEDDTLTVRSPHLHPPGEATFQTADRVRLVADGFELLGRGDRLLKLEEKRVSLTAMERALVESGLVREARVVPLTEGHRLILAVVALPSESGWRVHAEGGKRALNQALREQLARRFEPGALPRRFRYLEAMPVNSQGKTPEAALTALFDARRPPLRERERSAERVVLELEAKADSPYFRGHFPSMPILPGVAQLEWAIQLGREYFPLPPDFLRMEAVKFQQLITPGTHLTMELTWAEAKGSLHFKLTSTAGTHASGRILFCGVPR, from the coding sequence ATGGCTGAGCGCCTCGACATCGAACACCTCCTCAGCCAGGGACGTCCGGGGGAGGCCGTGGTGGCGTCGCGCGATGGCGAGCGCCTGGACTTCGCCACCTTCGCGACCCGGGCCGCGGGCTGGCGCGAGTCCTTCGCGCGTCAGCCGGGGACGCGCTGGGCGCTCTTCCTCGACGACACGTTCGACTTCGCCGCCGCGCTGCTGGGCGCCTGGCACGCGGGGCGGTGCGTCTATCTGCCGTCGGACGCACAGCCGGCGACGCTGGAGCGGCTGCGCTCGGAGGTGGATGGTTTCGCGGGTCAGCTGCCCGGGGCCCTCGCGCCCGTGGACGGCGCCCAGGCGCGCTGGAGCCCGCTGTCCCCGGACGCGGAGGCGCTGGTCGTCTACACGTCCGGCTCCAGCGGGGAGCCCACGGCCATCCCCAAGCGGCTGGGACAGCTCACGCGCGAGGTGTCCACGCTCCACCACCTGTTCGAGGCGCGGCTGGGCGACGGCGCGCGGGTGCTGGCCACCGTGTCCCACCAGCACATCTACGGGCTGCTGTTCCGGGTGCTCTGGCCGCTCACCGCCGGGCGGCCCTTCCTGGCCAGGAGCCTGCCCTATCCGGAGGACATCGTCGCCGCGCTGGAGGAGGGACCGGCCGCGCTCGTCGCCAGTCCCGCCCACCTCAAGCGCCTGCCGGCGACGCTGGACTGGGCGCGCGCCGCGCGCCACCTGCGCGCCGTGTTCTCCTCCGGGGGCCCGCTCCCCACCGACGCGCTGCACGCCTGCCGCGCGCTGCTCGGACAGGCGCCCGTGGAGGTCTATGGCAGCTCGGAGACGGGCGGCATCGCCTGGCGGCAGCGCACGGACGACGACGCGAGCCCCTGGACGGTGATGCCCGGCGTCCTTGCCAGCGTCGGAGAGGACGACACGCTGACGGTCCGCTCCCCCCACCTCCACCCGCCCGGCGAGGCGACCTTCCAGACCGCGGACCGGGTCCGGCTGGTGGCGGACGGCTTCGAGCTGCTGGGTCGCGGCGACCGGCTCCTCAAGCTGGAGGAGAAGCGGGTGTCGCTCACGGCCATGGAGCGGGCGCTCGTCGAGAGCGGGCTCGTGCGCGAGGCGCGGGTGGTGCCACTGACGGAGGGACACCGGCTGATACTCGCGGTGGTGGCGCTCCCGTCCGAGAGCGGCTGGCGGGTGCATGCGGAAGGGGGCAAGCGCGCCCTGAACCAGGCACTGCGCGAACAGCTGGCCCGGCGGTTCGAGCCAGGTGCCCTGCCGCGCCGGTTCCGGTATCTGGAGGCGATGCCCGTCAACAGCCAGGGGAAGACTCCCGAGGCGGCCCTGACCGCCCTCTTCGACGCCCGCCGGCCGCCCCTGCGCGAGCGGGAGCGCTCCGCGGAGCGCGTCGTGCTGGAGCTGGAGGCGAAGGCGGACTCGCCCTACTTCCGGGGACACTTCCCCAGCATGCCCATCCTCCCGGGCGTGGCGCAGCTGGAGTGGGCCATCCAGCTGGGGCGCGAATACTTCCCGCTGCCGCCCGACTTCCTGCGCATGGAGGCGGTGAAGTTCCAGCAGCTCATCACGCCGGGCACGCACCTGACGATGGAGCTCACCTGGGCCGAGGCCAAGGGCAGCCTCCACTTCAAGCTCACCTCCACCGCGGGCACCCACGCCAGCGGTCGCATCCTGTTCTGCGGGGTTCCCCGATGA